One genomic window of Aquisalimonas sp. 2447 includes the following:
- the dut gene encoding dUTP diphosphatase: protein MTTVDVRVLDPRLETDWGLPDYATDGAAGVDLRACLDAETPLEPGQTLLIPTGIAIHMGDPALAATILPRSGLGHKHGIVLGNLVGLIDSDYQGQVFVSCWNRGSSAYTIQPGERIAQLVFVPVVRPTLRVVESFEQSQRGEGGFGHSGRR from the coding sequence ATGACCACCGTTGACGTCCGCGTGCTGGATCCCCGCCTGGAGACGGACTGGGGCCTGCCCGACTATGCCACCGATGGCGCCGCCGGCGTGGACTTGCGTGCCTGCCTGGATGCCGAAACACCGCTGGAGCCGGGGCAGACCCTGCTGATACCCACCGGCATTGCCATCCACATGGGGGATCCGGCGCTGGCGGCCACGATCCTGCCGCGCTCTGGCCTGGGCCACAAGCACGGCATCGTGCTGGGGAATCTCGTGGGCCTGATCGATTCCGACTACCAGGGGCAGGTGTTCGTTTCCTGCTGGAACCGGGGGAGCAGCGCCTACACCATTCAGCCGGGGGAGCGGATCGCGCAGCTGGTGTTCGTGCCGGTGGTGCGACCGACCCTCCGCGTGGTGGAATCATTCGAACAATCACAACGGGGGGAGGGCGGTTTCGGCCATTCAGGCCGCCGCTGA
- the coaBC gene encoding bifunctional phosphopantothenoylcysteine decarboxylase/phosphopantothenate--cysteine ligase CoaBC, whose protein sequence is MADLDGKRILLGVTGGIAAYKSADLMRRLRDAGAEVRVVMTAGAQEFVRPLTFQAVSGNPVHTSLLDPDAEAAMGHIELARWADVVLIAPASADVLARLAHGLADDLLSTLCLATDAPVAVAPAMNRLMWAHPATQANVRTLTERQVAIFGPGAGDQACGETGDGRMLEPLDLVAALGGVLPRPLLAGRYVLLTAGPTREAIDPVRYISNRSSGRMGFALAAAAARCGARVTLVAGPVNQPTPAGVERVDVESAEAMHQAVMQRVAECDIFVACAAVADYRAATPAEAKIKKQADTMDIALVRNPDILADVAARPQPPFTVGFAAETHDMQEHAEDKRRRKGLDMIAANWVGRPGSGFEAEDNALEVTWEGGGLSLGPEPKTRLAVGLMECIAERFAGRDDKERA, encoded by the coding sequence ATGGCCGATCTCGACGGCAAGCGCATTCTGCTCGGGGTGACCGGCGGCATTGCCGCCTACAAGAGCGCTGACCTGATGCGCCGGTTGCGCGACGCCGGCGCCGAGGTGCGGGTGGTCATGACCGCGGGGGCGCAGGAGTTCGTGCGGCCTCTGACCTTCCAGGCCGTGTCCGGCAACCCGGTGCACACCAGCCTGCTGGACCCGGATGCCGAGGCGGCCATGGGCCACATCGAGCTGGCACGCTGGGCGGATGTTGTCCTCATCGCCCCGGCCAGCGCCGATGTGCTGGCGCGGCTGGCCCATGGCCTTGCCGACGATCTGCTCAGCACATTGTGCCTGGCCACGGATGCCCCGGTGGCCGTGGCGCCGGCCATGAACCGGCTCATGTGGGCGCATCCGGCCACCCAGGCCAATGTCCGCACCCTTACCGAGCGCCAGGTGGCGATCTTCGGCCCCGGTGCCGGCGACCAGGCCTGTGGCGAAACCGGGGATGGTCGCATGCTGGAGCCCCTGGACCTGGTGGCCGCTCTCGGCGGGGTGCTGCCCCGGCCGCTGCTGGCCGGACGCTACGTTCTGCTCACTGCCGGTCCCACCCGTGAAGCCATCGACCCGGTGCGCTACATCAGCAACCGCAGCTCCGGTCGCATGGGTTTTGCCCTGGCCGCCGCCGCTGCGCGCTGTGGCGCCCGCGTGACCCTGGTCGCCGGCCCGGTGAATCAGCCGACACCTGCCGGTGTGGAGCGCGTCGACGTGGAGTCCGCCGAGGCGATGCATCAGGCGGTCATGCAGCGTGTTGCCGAGTGCGATATCTTCGTGGCCTGTGCCGCCGTGGCGGACTACCGCGCGGCGACTCCGGCGGAGGCGAAAATCAAGAAACAGGCTGACACCATGGACATCGCTCTGGTGCGCAACCCGGACATCCTCGCGGATGTGGCCGCGCGGCCACAGCCACCGTTTACCGTGGGCTTTGCCGCGGAGACCCATGATATGCAGGAGCACGCCGAGGACAAGCGGCGGCGCAAGGGTCTCGACATGATCGCCGCCAACTGGGTGGGCCGCCCGGGCAGCGGTTTCGAGGCCGAGGACAACGCCCTGGAAGTGACCTGGGAGGGGGGCGGCCTGTCCCTGGGGCCGGAGCCGAAGACCCGCCTGGCCGTGGGGCTGATGGAATGCATTGCCGAACGCTTTGCCGGCCGTGATGACAAGGAGCGAGCATGA
- the radC gene encoding DNA repair protein RadC, producing MPITDWPAGERPRERLLAHGADALSDAELLAIFLRTGSRGVSAVDLARDLLNRFGGLRGLLEADYQQFCAGPGLGDAKYAQLQAVLAMARRYLATDLDRGDALTSPRATTAYLRAQLRHQTREVFACLFLDNRHRVLRFEELFQGTIDAAAVYPREVVRRALALNAAAVIVAHNHPSGVAEPSRADEQITRRLQEALAVVDIRLLDHFVVGDGEPVSFAERGLL from the coding sequence ATGCCCATCACGGACTGGCCTGCCGGCGAGCGCCCCAGAGAACGCCTGCTTGCCCACGGCGCCGACGCACTCTCCGACGCCGAACTCCTGGCCATATTCCTGCGCACCGGCAGCCGCGGCGTCAGCGCCGTCGACCTGGCTCGGGACCTGCTCAACCGCTTCGGGGGCCTGCGCGGCCTGCTGGAGGCGGATTATCAGCAGTTCTGCGCGGGCCCCGGCCTGGGTGATGCCAAGTACGCCCAGTTACAGGCGGTGCTGGCCATGGCTCGACGCTACCTGGCCACCGACCTGGACCGCGGCGATGCGCTCACCAGTCCCCGGGCGACAACGGCGTATCTGCGCGCGCAGCTGCGCCATCAGACCCGGGAGGTATTCGCCTGTCTGTTCCTGGACAACCGCCACCGGGTGCTGCGCTTCGAGGAGCTGTTCCAGGGCACCATCGACGCCGCCGCGGTGTACCCGCGGGAGGTGGTACGTCGGGCACTGGCGCTGAATGCAGCGGCGGTGATCGTCGCTCACAACCACCCGTCGGGCGTCGCTGAACCCAGCCGTGCGGACGAGCAGATCACCCGGCGACTGCAGGAAGCACTGGCCGTGGTGGATATTCGCCTGCTGGATCACTTCGTGGTGGGCGACGGCGAACCGGTATCCTTCGCCGAGCGGGGGCTATTATGA
- the rpoH gene encoding RNA polymerase sigma factor RpoH, giving the protein MGTALTQVSLNNVPLRAGSEEAYIQAVNQIPVLSAEEEHELAVEYRDHESIDAARQLVLSHLRFVVHIARGYNGYGLPLADLIQEGNIGLMKAVKRFDPDVKVRLVSFAVHWIRAEIHEYVLRNWRIVKVATTKAQRKLFFNLRSSKKRLGWLTHEEVQKVAGDLGVKPETVLEMESRLSGQDTAFDPQPDADNDDEYVTRSPAQYLSDSRMDPAAQVESDDWDDHQVESLHEAVERLDDRSRDIVQQRWLAENKTTLQDLAAKYGVSAERVRQLEKNAMSKLKAAMAA; this is encoded by the coding sequence ATGGGTACGGCTCTTACACAGGTATCTCTCAACAACGTACCGCTGCGCGCCGGCAGCGAAGAGGCCTATATCCAGGCCGTGAACCAGATTCCTGTTCTCAGCGCCGAGGAAGAGCACGAGCTCGCGGTGGAGTATCGCGATCACGAAAGCATCGATGCCGCTCGGCAGCTGGTGTTGTCGCATCTGCGCTTCGTCGTCCACATCGCTCGTGGCTACAACGGCTATGGCCTGCCGCTGGCCGACCTGATCCAGGAAGGCAACATCGGCCTGATGAAGGCGGTGAAGCGCTTCGATCCGGACGTCAAGGTGCGGCTGGTGTCGTTCGCCGTGCACTGGATTCGCGCGGAGATCCACGAGTACGTGCTGCGCAACTGGCGCATTGTCAAGGTGGCCACCACCAAGGCCCAGCGCAAGCTGTTCTTCAACCTGCGCAGCAGCAAGAAACGGCTGGGCTGGTTGACGCATGAGGAAGTGCAGAAAGTCGCCGGTGACCTCGGCGTCAAGCCGGAGACCGTGCTGGAGATGGAGTCGCGCCTGAGCGGCCAGGACACGGCATTCGATCCGCAGCCGGACGCGGACAATGACGACGAGTACGTGACCCGGTCGCCGGCACAGTACCTGAGTGACAGCCGTATGGATCCCGCCGCCCAAGTCGAGTCGGACGATTGGGACGACCATCAGGTGGAGTCCCTGCACGAAGCGGTGGAACGCCTGGACGACCGCAGCCGCGACATCGTCCAGCAGCGCTGGCTGGCGGAAAACAAGACCACCCTGCAGGATCTCGCCGCCAAGTACGGCGTGTCCGCGGAACGAGTCCGCCAGCTCGAGAAAAACGCCATGAGCAAGCTCAAGGCGGCCATGGCGGCGTGA
- the ftsX gene encoding permease-like cell division protein FtsX codes for MGAPARKQRSGSRMGARLTVWASDHGRAAVGALGRLARSRVASIMTAGVLGIALALPAAFLLLLDNLERHAGDWDDGAQVSLFLQADVSPEDQAALAASLAERTSIRRTEVVSPDEALEEFQAVAGMDDALAFLDENPLPPLVIVYPVTGTPADEIEALTAEMGEHEAVDTARLDLEWVQRLQAIMELSRRAAWLVVILLAAAVIMVVGNTIRLAIENRREEIVVTKLIGGTNAFIRRPFLYEGAWYGIIGGVLATVLVEGGRLLLSGPLERLASLYQTGPLLTGLGLQGTLALWAAGIALGLCGSWLAVGRHLADIEPR; via the coding sequence ATGGGGGCACCGGCACGCAAGCAGCGCAGCGGCAGCCGCATGGGGGCGCGCCTGACCGTATGGGCGTCGGATCATGGCCGCGCCGCGGTAGGTGCCCTGGGGCGGCTGGCCCGTAGCCGCGTGGCCAGCATCATGACCGCCGGCGTGCTCGGCATCGCCCTGGCACTGCCTGCCGCCTTCCTGTTACTGCTGGACAATCTGGAGCGCCACGCCGGCGACTGGGACGACGGCGCCCAGGTGTCGCTGTTCCTCCAGGCCGACGTGTCCCCGGAGGACCAGGCCGCCCTGGCCGCTTCCCTGGCCGAGCGCACATCGATCCGGCGCACGGAGGTGGTGAGCCCGGACGAGGCGCTGGAGGAGTTCCAGGCGGTGGCCGGCATGGACGACGCACTGGCGTTCCTGGACGAGAACCCGCTGCCGCCGCTGGTCATCGTCTACCCCGTCACCGGGACGCCGGCGGACGAGATCGAGGCACTCACCGCGGAGATGGGGGAGCACGAGGCCGTGGACACGGCGCGGCTGGACCTGGAGTGGGTGCAGCGGCTGCAGGCGATCATGGAGCTCTCACGGCGGGCCGCGTGGCTGGTGGTCATTCTCCTGGCCGCGGCGGTGATCATGGTCGTGGGCAATACCATTCGCCTGGCCATCGAGAACCGGCGCGAGGAGATCGTGGTCACCAAGCTCATCGGTGGCACCAACGCGTTCATCCGCCGGCCGTTCCTCTACGAGGGCGCCTGGTACGGAATCATCGGCGGCGTGCTGGCAACGGTGCTGGTGGAGGGTGGCCGCCTGCTGCTCAGTGGGCCGCTGGAGCGCCTGGCATCCCTGTATCAGACCGGCCCGCTGCTCACCGGACTGGGGCTGCAGGGCACGCTGGCCCTGTGGGCGGCCGGGATCGCGCTGGGCCTTTGCGGCTCCTGGCTGGCCGTGGGCCGGCACCTGGCGGATATCGAGCCCCGTTGA
- the ftsE gene encoding cell division ATP-binding protein FtsE has translation MIQFDSVGKQYPGGYEALSGLSFRIEQGELVFLTGHSGAGKSTLLKLIPVLERPSRGQIVLNGIDLGRLSSRRIPYLRRRVGMIFQDHRLLYDRTVFENVALPLVIAGVPHRDLGRRVRAALDKVGLLHRETAYPITLSGGEQQRVGIARAVVTRPPILLADEPTGNLDPELSEEIMGLFEAFNRVGVTVLIASHDLGLIRRLGHRYLSLAEGRLVGDTGGGG, from the coding sequence ATGATCCAGTTTGATAGCGTCGGTAAGCAGTATCCGGGGGGCTACGAGGCCCTGAGCGGCCTGTCCTTCCGCATCGAGCAGGGCGAGCTGGTGTTTCTCACCGGCCACTCCGGGGCGGGCAAGAGCACGCTGCTGAAGCTCATTCCGGTGCTGGAGCGGCCCAGCCGCGGCCAGATCGTGCTCAATGGCATCGATCTCGGCCGCCTGTCCAGCCGTCGCATCCCGTACCTGCGCCGGCGCGTGGGCATGATCTTCCAGGACCACCGCCTGCTCTACGATCGCACCGTGTTCGAGAACGTGGCCCTGCCGCTGGTGATTGCAGGGGTCCCGCACCGGGACCTGGGGCGCCGTGTACGCGCGGCGCTGGACAAGGTGGGCCTGCTGCACCGGGAGACCGCCTATCCCATCACCCTGTCAGGTGGCGAGCAGCAGCGCGTCGGTATTGCCCGGGCGGTGGTCACCCGCCCGCCCATCCTGCTGGCCGACGAGCCCACCGGGAATCTGGATCCCGAACTCTCCGAGGAGATCATGGGGCTCTTCGAGGCGTTCAACCGCGTCGGTGTCACGGTGCTCATCGCCAGTCACGACCTGGGGCTGATCCGCCGGCTTGGCCACCGTTATCTGAGTCTTGCCGAAGGCCGGCTGGTGGGCGACACCGGGGGCGGGGGCTGA
- the ftsY gene encoding signal recognition particle-docking protein FtsY, which translates to MFGFRKNKQGDDARPDSGETEAAAKPGLFGRLRERLGKTRSGLTEGLANAFLGRKTIDDDLLEELETRLLMADVGVEATTRIIESMTERVRRKELTDLDALMQALREDMIGVLAPCEAPLVPEHDGGPFVLLTVGVNGAGKTTTIGKLASRYREEGRSVLLAAGDTFRAAAVEQLQQWGERTGIPVIAQHTGADSASVIYDAHQAAQARGVDVLIADTAGRLHTQGNLMEELRKVRRVLGRLDETAPHEVLLVLDASTGQNALSQAQHFHDAVGVSGIILTKLDGTAKGGVIFAIAHRLGLPIRYVGVGERPEDLRPFHAEEFVDALLGEALEQ; encoded by the coding sequence ATGTTCGGGTTCAGAAAGAATAAACAGGGCGACGACGCGCGCCCTGACTCCGGGGAGACCGAGGCGGCGGCGAAGCCGGGCCTGTTCGGGCGTCTGCGCGAGCGCCTGGGCAAGACCCGCTCCGGACTCACCGAGGGGCTGGCCAATGCCTTTCTCGGCCGCAAGACCATCGACGATGACCTGCTGGAGGAGCTGGAGACGCGGCTGCTCATGGCAGACGTCGGTGTGGAAGCGACCACCCGCATCATCGAGAGCATGACCGAGCGTGTCCGCCGCAAGGAGCTGACGGACCTGGATGCGCTCATGCAGGCCCTGCGCGAGGACATGATCGGCGTGCTGGCCCCCTGCGAAGCGCCACTGGTGCCGGAACATGACGGCGGACCCTTCGTGCTGCTCACCGTTGGCGTCAACGGCGCCGGCAAGACCACCACCATTGGCAAGCTGGCCAGCCGCTACCGCGAGGAAGGCCGCTCCGTGCTGCTCGCCGCCGGTGACACCTTCCGTGCCGCCGCCGTGGAACAGCTCCAGCAGTGGGGCGAGCGCACCGGTATCCCGGTGATCGCCCAGCACACCGGTGCCGATTCCGCCTCGGTGATCTATGACGCCCATCAGGCCGCCCAGGCCCGCGGGGTGGACGTGCTCATCGCCGATACCGCCGGGCGGCTGCACACCCAGGGCAATCTCATGGAGGAGCTGCGCAAGGTCCGTCGTGTTCTGGGTCGCCTGGACGAGACAGCGCCCCACGAAGTCCTGCTGGTGCTGGACGCCAGTACCGGCCAGAACGCGCTGTCCCAGGCCCAGCACTTCCACGACGCCGTGGGTGTGTCCGGCATCATCCTCACCAAGCTCGATGGCACCGCCAAGGGCGGGGTCATCTTCGCCATCGCCCACCGGCTTGGCCTGCCCATCCGTTACGTCGGCGTCGGCGAGCGGCCGGAGGACCTGCGGCCGTTCCACGCCGAAGAGTTCGTGGATGCCCTGCTGGGCGAGGCGCTGGAGCAGTGA
- a CDS encoding pitrilysin family protein, with translation MMRSCLALLTGAALYAGAAAATTPDIHSFELDNGMKVIVKPDERAPVVINQVWFPVGSSHEQPGTTGVAHALEHMMFKGTETRETGTFSRTISEEGGQLNAFTGRDFTGYYEELGADRLEIAMELEADRLENIVFDQDEFEREMEVVQEERRLRVDDNPMGVLRERFNAVAWHHSPYRQPIIGWKRDIDQLTLDDIEAFYDDWYGVNNAILVVVGNVDPDEVRALADKHFGPLEPRPTPDIKDREEVEPLGERRLTVHHDNANPFLMMGYHVPSLATTDDPGETYALSVLSQVLDGGRSARLPTELVRGQELAAGIGTSYRSMARLDTHFAIHARPTGEVELDELEEAVRAEVERVREDGITTEELERAKVQLRADYVYRLDSLSGQAMEIGLLETTGIGYQAMEEFEERLEAVSREDVQEVAQRYLQDKRLTVGHLLRSEDADDTPTLPGMTPGADATDDTTGY, from the coding sequence ATGATGCGATCCTGCCTCGCCCTGCTCACCGGGGCTGCCCTCTACGCCGGCGCCGCCGCGGCGACCACGCCGGACATCCACAGCTTCGAGCTGGACAACGGCATGAAAGTCATCGTCAAGCCCGACGAGCGCGCACCGGTTGTCATCAACCAGGTCTGGTTCCCGGTGGGCTCCAGCCATGAGCAGCCGGGCACCACCGGCGTGGCCCACGCCCTGGAGCACATGATGTTCAAGGGCACCGAGACCCGTGAGACCGGCACGTTCTCGCGCACCATCTCCGAGGAGGGCGGGCAGCTCAACGCCTTCACGGGTCGGGACTTCACCGGCTACTACGAGGAGCTTGGCGCGGACCGCCTGGAGATCGCCATGGAGCTGGAGGCGGACCGGCTGGAGAATATCGTCTTCGACCAGGACGAGTTCGAGCGCGAGATGGAGGTGGTCCAGGAAGAGCGCCGCCTGCGGGTGGACGACAACCCCATGGGTGTGCTCCGCGAGCGCTTCAACGCCGTCGCCTGGCATCACAGCCCCTACCGCCAGCCCATCATCGGCTGGAAACGGGACATCGACCAGCTGACCCTGGACGACATCGAGGCGTTCTACGACGACTGGTACGGGGTGAACAATGCCATCCTGGTGGTGGTCGGCAACGTGGATCCGGACGAGGTGCGCGCTCTTGCGGACAAACACTTCGGCCCGCTGGAGCCCCGGCCGACGCCCGACATCAAGGATCGCGAAGAGGTCGAGCCACTGGGCGAGCGCCGGTTGACCGTTCACCACGACAACGCCAACCCCTTCCTGATGATGGGCTATCACGTCCCTTCACTGGCGACCACGGACGACCCGGGCGAGACCTACGCGCTCAGTGTACTCAGCCAGGTGCTGGACGGCGGCCGCAGCGCCCGACTGCCCACCGAACTGGTGCGCGGACAGGAACTGGCCGCTGGCATCGGCACCAGCTACCGCAGCATGGCCCGGCTGGATACGCACTTCGCCATCCACGCACGGCCCACGGGAGAGGTGGAACTGGACGAGCTGGAAGAGGCGGTGCGCGCGGAGGTCGAGCGCGTCCGCGAGGATGGCATCACCACCGAGGAGCTGGAGCGGGCCAAGGTGCAGCTGCGCGCCGACTACGTCTACCGCCTCGACTCCCTCTCCGGTCAGGCCATGGAAATCGGTCTGCTGGAGACAACCGGCATCGGCTATCAAGCCATGGAGGAGTTCGAGGAGCGTCTGGAAGCCGTCAGCCGCGAGGATGTCCAGGAGGTCGCGCAGCGCTACCTGCAGGACAAGCGGCTGACCGTCGGTCATCTGCTGCGCAGCGAGGACGCGGACGACACCCCCACGCTGCCCGGCATGACCCCCGGCGCCGACGCCACCGACGACACCACCGGATACTGA